A region of Paramormyrops kingsleyae isolate MSU_618 chromosome 17, PKINGS_0.4, whole genome shotgun sequence DNA encodes the following proteins:
- the dclk1b gene encoding serine/threonine-protein kinase DCLK1b isoform X4, translating to MLQCVQANGTPGSQLSTPRSGKSPSPSPTSPGSVRRRRGSQHSGSSLSLASTKVCSSMDEGDGPGSEAEIMDEYPQVPAYIAERYKVGRTIGDGNFAVVRECVERSTGREYALKIINKGKCRGKEQMIQNEVSILRRVKHPNIVLLIEEMDTYCELYLVMELVKGGDLFDAITSTNKYTERDASGMLYNLTSAIKYLHSLNIVHRDIKPENLLVYEHQDGSKSLKLGDFGLATVVDGPLYNVCGTPTYVAPEIIAETGYGLKVDIWAAGVITYILLCGFPPFRGNSDNQEALFDQILMGQLEFPSPYWDSVSDSAKELITGMLQVEVEQRFTAPQVLDHPWVNDDGMAENEHQLCVAGKIKKHFNTGPKPHSTTAGVSVITTTALDKERQVFRRRRHQDVRPTSRVPQGGLLVAAPCPATSPTPTDFTSESEDYSPSSAETVRSPNSPF from the exons GGGTCCCAGCACAGTGGCTCCTCATTGTCTTTAGCCTCCACCAAGGTCTGCAGCTCCATGGATGAGGGAGATGGACCAGGCAGTGAAG CGGAGATCATGGACGAGTACCCCCAGGTACCCGCTTACATCGCCGAGCGCTATAAAGTGGGAAGGACCATCGGCGACGGGAACTTTGCGgtggtgcgtgagtgtgtggAGCGCTCCACCGGGAGGGAGTACGCACTTAAAATCATCAACAAGGGCAAGTGCCGTGGGAAG GAGCAAATGATCCAGAACGAGGTGTCCATCCTCAGGCGAGTGAAGCACCCCAACATTGTTCTTCTCATTGAGGAGATGGACACGTATTGTGAACTCTACCTGGTCATGGAGCTGGTCAAG GGTGGGGATTTGTTTGATGCCATTACATCTACGAACAAGTACACAGAGCGTGATGCCAGCGGAATGCTGTATAACCTCACCAGTGCCATCAAGTATCTCCATAGCCTCAACATTGTCCATCGTGACATAAAACCAGAAAATCTGCTG GTTTACGAGCATCAGGATGGTAGCAAGTCCCTGAAGCTGGGTGATTTTGGCCTGGCCACGGTGGTGGATGGACCCCTCTATAATGTGTGTGGGACCCCCACATACGTAGCTCCAGAGATCATCGCTGAGACTGG GTATGGCCTGAAGGTTGACATCTGGGCTGCGGGGGTCATCACCTACATCCTCCTCTGTGGGTTCCCCCCGTTCCGTGG GAATAGTGACAATCAGGAAGCTCTCTTTGATCAGATATTAATGGGACAGCTGGAGTTTCCTTCGCCATACTGGGACAGCGTGTCGGACTCGGCAAAG GAGCTCATCACCGGCATGCTGCAGGTAGAGGTGGAGCAACGCTTCACTGCACCACAGGTGCTGGACCATCCCTGGGTCAAT GACGACGGCATGGCAGAGAACGAGCACCAGCTGTGCGTGGCTGGGAAGATCAAGAAGCACTTCAACACGGGACCGAAGCCCCACAGCACGACGGCCGGAGTGTCCGTCATAACT ACCACCGCACTTGATAAAGAGAGGCAGGTTTTCAGACGAAGACGTCACCAGGATGTGAGGCCCACCTCCCGTGTGCCGCAGGGGGGTCTGCTCGTCGCCGCCCCCTGCCCTGCCACTAGCCCCACCCCTACTGACTTCACTTCCGAGTCTGAGGACTATTCTCCCAGCTCTGCTGAGACGGTCCGCTCACCCAATTCACCTTTCTAA
- the dclk1b gene encoding serine/threonine-protein kinase DCLK1b isoform X5: MLQCVQANGTPGSQLSTPRSGKSPSPSPTSPGSVRRRRGSQHSGSSLSLASTKVCSSMDEGDGPGSEAEIMDEYPQVPAYIAERYKVGRTIGDGNFAVVRECVERSTGREYALKIINKGKCRGKEQMIQNEVSILRRVKHPNIVLLIEEMDTYCELYLVMELVKGGDLFDAITSTNKYTERDASGMLYNLTSAIKYLHSLNIVHRDIKPENLLVYEHQDGSKSLKLGDFGLATVVDGPLYNVCGTPTYVAPEIIAETGYGLKVDIWAAGVITYILLCGFPPFRGNSDNQEALFDQILMGQLEFPSPYWDSVSDSAKELITGMLQVEVEQRFTAPQVLDHPWVNDDGMAENEHQLCVAGKIKKHFNTGPKPHSTTAGVSVITLDHGFSLQRSGSLDFCQHPEMCWIRPPHLIKRGRFSDEDVTRM, encoded by the exons GGGTCCCAGCACAGTGGCTCCTCATTGTCTTTAGCCTCCACCAAGGTCTGCAGCTCCATGGATGAGGGAGATGGACCAGGCAGTGAAG CGGAGATCATGGACGAGTACCCCCAGGTACCCGCTTACATCGCCGAGCGCTATAAAGTGGGAAGGACCATCGGCGACGGGAACTTTGCGgtggtgcgtgagtgtgtggAGCGCTCCACCGGGAGGGAGTACGCACTTAAAATCATCAACAAGGGCAAGTGCCGTGGGAAG GAGCAAATGATCCAGAACGAGGTGTCCATCCTCAGGCGAGTGAAGCACCCCAACATTGTTCTTCTCATTGAGGAGATGGACACGTATTGTGAACTCTACCTGGTCATGGAGCTGGTCAAG GGTGGGGATTTGTTTGATGCCATTACATCTACGAACAAGTACACAGAGCGTGATGCCAGCGGAATGCTGTATAACCTCACCAGTGCCATCAAGTATCTCCATAGCCTCAACATTGTCCATCGTGACATAAAACCAGAAAATCTGCTG GTTTACGAGCATCAGGATGGTAGCAAGTCCCTGAAGCTGGGTGATTTTGGCCTGGCCACGGTGGTGGATGGACCCCTCTATAATGTGTGTGGGACCCCCACATACGTAGCTCCAGAGATCATCGCTGAGACTGG GTATGGCCTGAAGGTTGACATCTGGGCTGCGGGGGTCATCACCTACATCCTCCTCTGTGGGTTCCCCCCGTTCCGTGG GAATAGTGACAATCAGGAAGCTCTCTTTGATCAGATATTAATGGGACAGCTGGAGTTTCCTTCGCCATACTGGGACAGCGTGTCGGACTCGGCAAAG GAGCTCATCACCGGCATGCTGCAGGTAGAGGTGGAGCAACGCTTCACTGCACCACAGGTGCTGGACCATCCCTGGGTCAAT GACGACGGCATGGCAGAGAACGAGCACCAGCTGTGCGTGGCTGGGAAGATCAAGAAGCACTTCAACACGGGACCGAAGCCCCACAGCACGACGGCCGGAGTGTCCGTCATAACT CTGGACCATGGCTTTTCCCTCCAGAGATCAGGGTCTTTGGACTTCTGCCAGCACCCAGAGATGTGTTGGATAAG ACCACCGCACTTGATAAAGAGAGGCAGGTTTTCAGACGAAGACGTCACCAGGATGTGA